A genomic region of Papaver somniferum cultivar HN1 chromosome 7, ASM357369v1, whole genome shotgun sequence contains the following coding sequences:
- the LOC113293284 gene encoding nascent polypeptide-associated complex subunit beta-like: protein MYSFQSTLKRIDVNAIPAIEEVNIFKDDVVIQFQNPKVQASIAANTWVVSGSPQTKKLQDLLPRIIHQLGPDNLDNLRKLAEQFQKQMPGGAGGIPGTIPEEDDDDVPELMAGETFEAAADEEEAAS from the exons ATGTATTCCTTTCAAAGCACTcttaaaagaatagatgttaatgcCATTCCAGCCATTGAGGAGGTTAATATTTTCAAGGATGATGTAGTCATCCAGTTCCAAAACCCTAAAG TTCAAGCTTCGATCGCTGCCAACACATGGGTTGTTAGTGGTTCTCCTCAAACAAAGA AATTGCAAGATCTTTTACCCAGAATTATCCACCAATTGG GACCCGATAACTTGGACAACTTGAGGAAACTTGCAGAACAATTCCAGAAGCAGATGCCTGGTGGTGCAGGTGGCATTCCAGGAACAATCCCTGAGGAGGATGACGATGATGTGCCAGAGCTTATGGCTGGAGAGACATTCGAAGCCGCAGCCGACGAGGAAGAAGCAGCTTCCTAG